From Elusimicrobiota bacterium:
CCATTTTCGTGACAGCGGCTATGTTTTCTCTTCTCAACGGAAGTTCGCTGTAAGAGTCCTTCATCATTTCAATTACTTTGTTGCTCAGCTTATAAAGAAAGGGTTTATCGTAACCCAGCAGCTTCCCCTGCCTCAATGCCCTGCGGATAAGGCGCCTTAAAACATAACCCCTGCCTTCGTTTGAAGGTAATATCCCGTCGCTTATTAAAAACGTAATGGAACGGATATGATCGGAAATAATATTGAGTGAAGTATCAGTCTTTGGGTTTTTGCCGTATTTACAAGCGAATAATTTTTCAAGTTCCTGGATAACCGGAAAGAAAAGATCGGTTTCAAAGACTGTTTTTTTGTTGTTTACAGCTCTTGAAAGGCGTTCTAATCCCATGCCTGTGTCAATATTTTTAGCGGCCAGGGGCTTCAATTCGCCGGATTCACTGCGGTCGAACTGGGTAAACACCAGGTTCCAGATTTCCAGCCACCTGTCGCAGCTGCAGGCTGGCGAACAATCAGGTTTGCCGCAGCCCAGTTCTTTTCCGTTGTCAAAAAGTATTTCCGAACACGGCCCGCAAGGGCCTGCCGGGCCCATCGTCCAGAAGTTTGTATCGTCGCCGAGTTTATATATTCTTTCTTTTGAAACGATTTTTGACCAGAGTTCCAGAGCCTCGTTATCATCTTTATAAACTGTGATATAAAGTTTATTTTCAGGCAGTTTTGCCACCTTTGTTAGAAATTCCCAGCCCCAGGCAATAGCTTCTTTTTTAAAATAATCTCCGAAAGAAAAATTGCCCAGCATTTCAAAAAAACTTAAATGCCTTGCGGTATAGCCGATCTGGTCCAGATCGGAAGTCCTGAAACATTTCTGGCACGATACTGCGCGAGGCGGAGACATTTTGTCTTCGCCAAGAAAATATTTTTTAAATTGCACCATTCCGGCTGATGAAAATAACAATGTAGGGTCGCTTGACGGGATTAAAGAATCAGAGGAGATCACATGGTGGCCGTTTTTTTTGAAAAATTCCAAGAAAGCTTTTCTAAGTTCGTTGCTGGTCATGGATCAGTCTTTCGGGCAGAGCCCCTGGATGAGTTGCATTGCATTGGTCTGCATTTCAAGGAAGTCTTTCCAGGAGAGTTTCGCCAGTTTTAGTATTTGTTTAATGCCCTTTTCATCAATCAGATTATCCGGGTTATGCGTATCCGTTCCAAAAATCATTTTTGCGCCGTATTTCCTGGCAAGGGAAGCCACGTGCGCATCAGTTACACGGTGGCTTGTTTTTGCTGATATTTCAAGGAGCACATTTTTTTGTTTTGCTAATTGAACTTCGCTTTTGCTTATTTTTCCAGGGTGAGCCAGGATATCTGCGCCGGAAAGAATGCCGCTTAAATTTGTCCCGGGCGGTACGGTTTCAGCAACAGTCTCTCCGTGGACTATTACAACTTTTGCGCCAAGTTTTCGGCATATCCTTACTGCTTCAGCTATCTGTTGCGGTGGGACATATGTAATCTC
This genomic window contains:
- a CDS encoding histidinol phosphate phosphatase domain-containing protein — translated: MIDLHTHTLFSDGCLLPSELVYRAKVKGYTIIGIADHVDFSTIEFVVPKIAAIARQLTKHYKILVIPGAEITYVPPQQIAEAVRICRKLGAKVVIVHGETVAETVPPGTNLSGILSGADILAHPGKISKSEVQLAKQKNVLLEISAKTSHRVTDAHVASLARKYGAKMIFGTDTHNPDNLIDEKGIKQILKLAKLSWKDFLEMQTNAMQLIQGLCPKD